A genomic stretch from Bradyrhizobium quebecense includes:
- a CDS encoding class I adenylate-forming enzyme family protein, with protein sequence MNIAEWLAATARARPDAPALLTGFDLDADYATFARRAASIGAALARDHGIAAGDRIALFAGNCTRYLECLYGIWWIGAAAIPINAKLHGREAAWICGNGGAKLAFVSDDTIGALTEAKDDCPAGMTILSVDSDAYNTMRSGEGPAAPLPREGNDLAWLFYTSGTTGRPKGVMLSHGNLVAMSLCYLADVDPATPNDASLYAAPISHGAGLYNFPHVRMGGRHVVPESGGFDPNEVLNLGRQLDNVVMFAAPTMVRRLVDAAKKRGENGEGLRTIIYGGGPMYTADIIDAIATMGQRFVQIYGQGESPMTITALSRDWHRASDHPRYLERLASVGTAQSVVTVRITDKDGKPQPAGETGEIEVKGLTVMLGYWNNPKANAETLKDGWLRTGDVGRLDADGFLTLSDRSKDVIISGGTNIYPREVEEALLTHPDVREVSAIGVPDPEWGEIVVACVVLEDGAAADDGRLDAHCLASIARFKRPKRYVYLDALPKNNYGKVLKTALREMMAKGMG encoded by the coding sequence GGGGCGGCGCTGGCGCGCGATCACGGCATTGCTGCCGGCGACCGCATCGCGCTATTTGCCGGCAATTGCACGCGATATCTCGAATGCCTCTATGGCATCTGGTGGATCGGCGCCGCCGCGATCCCGATCAACGCCAAGCTGCACGGCCGCGAGGCGGCGTGGATCTGCGGCAATGGCGGCGCCAAACTGGCTTTCGTGTCCGACGACACGATCGGGGCGCTGACCGAAGCGAAGGACGATTGCCCGGCGGGCATGACAATACTGTCGGTCGATAGCGATGCCTACAACACGATGCGAAGCGGCGAAGGGCCAGCTGCGCCATTGCCGCGCGAAGGCAACGATCTTGCCTGGCTGTTCTACACCTCAGGCACCACCGGCCGTCCCAAGGGCGTGATGCTCAGCCACGGCAATCTGGTTGCCATGTCGCTGTGCTATCTCGCCGACGTCGACCCGGCGACGCCGAACGATGCCTCGCTCTATGCGGCGCCGATCTCGCATGGCGCGGGTCTCTACAATTTCCCGCATGTCCGGATGGGCGGTCGCCACGTCGTTCCCGAGTCCGGCGGATTCGATCCGAACGAGGTGCTCAACCTCGGCCGCCAGCTCGACAACGTCGTGATGTTCGCGGCGCCCACCATGGTGCGCCGCCTGGTCGATGCCGCCAAGAAGCGTGGCGAGAACGGCGAGGGACTGCGCACCATCATCTATGGCGGCGGGCCGATGTACACGGCCGACATCATCGATGCGATCGCGACCATGGGCCAGCGCTTCGTGCAGATCTATGGCCAGGGCGAGTCGCCGATGACGATCACGGCGCTGTCGCGCGACTGGCACCGCGCGAGCGATCATCCGCGCTATCTCGAACGGCTGGCTTCGGTCGGCACCGCGCAGAGCGTCGTCACCGTGCGCATCACCGACAAGGACGGCAAGCCGCAGCCCGCAGGCGAGACCGGCGAGATCGAGGTCAAGGGCTTAACCGTGATGCTCGGCTACTGGAACAATCCGAAGGCCAATGCCGAGACGCTGAAGGACGGCTGGCTGCGCACCGGCGATGTCGGCCGCCTCGACGCCGACGGCTTCCTGACGCTGTCAGACCGTTCCAAGGACGTGATCATCTCCGGCGGCACCAACATCTATCCCCGCGAGGTCGAGGAAGCGCTGCTGACGCATCCGGATGTCCGCGAGGTCTCCGCGATTGGTGTGCCAGATCCGGAATGGGGCGAGATCGTCGTCGCCTGCGTCGTGCTCGAGGACGGTGCCGCCGCCGACGACGGCAGGCTCGACGCGCATTGCCTTGCCTCGATCGCCCGCTTCAAGCGGCCGAAGCGCTATGTCTATCTCGATGCCCTGCCGAAGAACAATTACGGCAAGGTGCTGAAGACCGCTTTGCGGGAAATGATGGCCAAGGGCATGGGCTAA
- a CDS encoding CaiB/BaiF CoA transferase family protein, whose amino-acid sequence MGPLQGIKVVDMTTVLMGPYATQMLGDYGADVIKVESPDGDVTRQIGPTRHPGMGPVFLNTNRSKRSVCLDLKKPAGREAVLRLIAQADVLVYNVRPQAMARLQLGYDVVAKVNPRLIYAGVFGFGQEGPYAAKPAYDDLIQGATALPALMAQTSDGVPRYVPNALVDRIVGLTAVGAICASLVHRDRTGQGQRVDIPMFETMAGFVMGDHMGGLTYDPPLDKGGYARHLSPDRRPYKTLDGYICVIVYNDKQWENFFKATGRDDLRSDPKFATFAGRATNIDVVYAELARILQTKTTAEWNEILEKADVPVMPMHDLESLLEDPHMVATGVFPVVDHPTEGRIRSMTPSARWSETKVEPSRLAPRLGEHSAEILREAGFSTDEIAAMVRDGAAKAVKA is encoded by the coding sequence ATGGGACCACTGCAGGGTATCAAGGTCGTCGACATGACGACCGTGCTGATGGGACCCTATGCCACCCAGATGCTCGGCGACTACGGCGCCGACGTCATCAAGGTGGAATCGCCTGACGGCGACGTGACGCGGCAGATCGGTCCGACACGGCATCCCGGCATGGGACCGGTGTTCCTCAACACCAACCGCAGCAAGCGTTCGGTCTGCCTCGACTTGAAGAAACCGGCGGGGCGCGAGGCCGTGCTGCGGCTGATCGCGCAGGCGGACGTGCTGGTCTACAATGTGCGCCCGCAGGCAATGGCGCGGCTGCAACTCGGTTACGACGTCGTCGCCAAGGTCAATCCAAGGCTGATCTATGCCGGCGTGTTCGGCTTCGGCCAGGAGGGACCATACGCCGCCAAGCCCGCATATGACGACCTGATACAGGGCGCCACTGCGCTGCCGGCGCTGATGGCGCAGACCTCGGACGGCGTGCCGCGCTATGTGCCGAATGCGCTGGTCGACCGTATCGTCGGGCTCACCGCGGTCGGCGCGATCTGCGCGAGCCTCGTGCATCGCGACCGCACCGGGCAGGGCCAGCGCGTCGACATTCCGATGTTCGAGACCATGGCCGGTTTCGTGATGGGCGACCATATGGGCGGCCTGACCTACGATCCGCCACTCGACAAAGGCGGCTATGCGCGGCATCTGTCGCCGGACCGGCGGCCCTACAAGACGCTGGACGGCTACATCTGCGTGATCGTCTACAACGACAAGCAGTGGGAGAATTTCTTCAAGGCGACCGGCCGCGACGATCTGCGCAGCGATCCGAAATTCGCCACCTTCGCCGGCCGCGCCACCAACATCGATGTCGTCTACGCCGAGCTTGCGCGCATCCTGCAGACCAAGACCACGGCCGAGTGGAACGAGATCCTGGAGAAGGCCGACGTGCCCGTGATGCCGATGCACGATCTCGAGAGCCTGCTGGAGGACCCGCATATGGTCGCGACCGGCGTCTTCCCCGTGGTCGATCACCCGACCGAGGGCCGCATCCGCAGCATGACGCCGTCGGCGCGCTGGTCGGAGACCAAGGTCGAGCCGAGCCGGCTGGCGCCCAGGCTCGGCGAGCACAGCGCGGAGATTTTGCGCGAGGCGGGTTTCTCGACCGATGAGATCGCGGCGATGGTGCGCGACGGCGCGGCCAAAGCGGTGAAGGCATAG
- a CDS encoding acyl-CoA dehydrogenase family protein — protein MDFALSANQESIRDAVAKICTRFDEAYWLKKDKEGGYPADFHRALADAGWLGICIPEEYGGSGLGITDAAIMMRTISESGAGMSGASAVHMNVFGLNPVVVFGTKEQCQRMLPPIIDGRDKSCFAVTEPNTGLNTTQLKTRAVRQGDKYIVNGQKVWISTAQVANKILLLARTTPLEEVRSPTHGLSLFYTDFDRKRVTVHEIEKMGRKPVDSNELFFENFEIPVEDRIGEEGRGFEYILHGMNPERILIAAEAVGLGQIALKRASEYAKGRIVFNRPIGMNQGIQHPLAKCWMELEAAWLMVLRAGWQYDQNLPCGPAANAAKYLAAEAGFHACEQAVMTHGGFGYAKEYHVERYFRESLIPRIAPISPQLILSFIGEKVLGLPKSY, from the coding sequence ATGGATTTCGCACTCTCCGCCAATCAGGAATCGATCCGCGACGCCGTCGCCAAGATCTGCACGCGCTTTGACGAGGCCTACTGGCTGAAGAAGGACAAAGAGGGCGGCTATCCGGCCGACTTCCACCGCGCACTGGCCGATGCCGGCTGGCTCGGCATCTGCATCCCCGAGGAATATGGCGGCTCCGGGCTCGGTATTACCGATGCCGCGATCATGATGCGCACGATCTCCGAATCCGGCGCCGGCATGTCGGGCGCGTCCGCGGTGCACATGAACGTGTTCGGGCTCAACCCGGTGGTGGTGTTTGGCACCAAGGAGCAGTGCCAGCGCATGCTGCCGCCGATCATCGACGGCCGCGACAAGTCCTGTTTCGCCGTGACCGAACCCAATACCGGCCTCAACACCACCCAGCTCAAGACCCGCGCCGTGCGCCAGGGCGACAAATACATCGTCAACGGCCAGAAGGTGTGGATCTCGACCGCGCAGGTCGCCAACAAGATCCTGCTGCTCGCGCGCACTACGCCGCTGGAAGAGGTTCGCAGCCCGACCCACGGCCTCAGCCTGTTCTACACCGATTTCGACCGCAAGCGCGTCACCGTGCACGAGATCGAGAAGATGGGCCGCAAGCCCGTCGACTCCAACGAGCTGTTCTTCGAAAATTTCGAGATTCCGGTCGAGGACCGCATCGGCGAGGAGGGCCGCGGGTTCGAATACATCCTGCACGGCATGAACCCCGAGCGCATCCTGATCGCAGCTGAAGCGGTCGGCCTCGGCCAGATCGCGCTGAAGCGGGCGTCGGAATACGCCAAGGGCCGCATCGTGTTCAACCGTCCGATCGGCATGAACCAGGGGATCCAGCATCCGCTGGCGAAGTGCTGGATGGAGCTCGAGGCCGCCTGGCTGATGGTGCTGCGCGCCGGCTGGCAATATGACCAAAACCTGCCCTGCGGCCCGGCCGCGAACGCGGCAAAGTATCTCGCTGCGGAAGCCGGCTTTCACGCGTGCGAGCAGGCGGTGATGACCCATGGCGGCTTCGGCTATGCCAAGGAATATCACGTCGAGCGCTATTTCAGGGAATCGCTGATCCCTCGCATCGCGCCGATCAGCCCGCAGCTCATCCTCAGCTTCATCGGCGAGAAGGTGCTCGGCCTTCCGAAGTCGTATTGA
- a CDS encoding thiolase family protein yields the protein MSFVTGVGLTSYGKHEGLSSLDLMSKAAELAISDAGLKRSDIDGILCGYSTVSPHIMLATVFAEHFGIRPSYAHAVQVGGATGLAMTMLAHHLVDAGVAKHVLVVGGENRLTGQSRDASIQALAQVGHPDYEVTLGPTIPAYYGLVATRYMHEYGLTQEDLAEFAVLMRKHALMHPGAQFHEPITVADVMASKPVAMPLKLLDCCPVSDGGAACVISREPTGERRVRIRGCAQAHTHQHITAAPALSELGAEISIAKAKAASGVAISDVRYAAVYDSFTITLAMLLEDLGLAKRGEAAARVRAGYFNQDGELPLNTHGGLLSYGHCGVGGAMAHLVETHLQMTGRADNRQVRDASVALLHGDGGVLSSHVSMFLERVR from the coding sequence ATGAGCTTCGTCACCGGCGTCGGCCTCACATCCTACGGCAAGCATGAGGGCCTGTCCTCGCTCGACCTGATGAGCAAGGCGGCCGAGCTTGCGATCTCCGATGCCGGACTGAAGCGCTCCGACATCGACGGCATCCTGTGCGGTTACTCCACCGTCTCGCCGCACATCATGCTGGCCACCGTATTCGCCGAGCATTTCGGTATTCGTCCGTCCTATGCCCATGCCGTGCAGGTCGGCGGCGCCACGGGCCTCGCGATGACCATGCTGGCGCATCACCTCGTCGATGCCGGCGTGGCGAAGCATGTGCTGGTGGTCGGTGGCGAGAACCGGCTGACCGGCCAGAGCCGCGACGCCTCGATCCAGGCATTGGCCCAGGTCGGGCATCCCGACTATGAAGTGACGCTGGGGCCGACGATCCCGGCCTATTACGGCCTGGTCGCGACGCGCTACATGCATGAGTACGGCCTCACGCAGGAAGACCTCGCCGAGTTCGCGGTGCTGATGCGCAAGCACGCGCTGATGCATCCCGGCGCGCAATTCCACGAACCGATCACGGTTGCCGACGTGATGGCCTCGAAACCGGTGGCGATGCCGCTGAAGCTGCTCGACTGCTGCCCGGTATCCGACGGCGGCGCGGCCTGCGTGATCAGCCGCGAGCCGACCGGCGAGCGGCGGGTTCGCATCCGCGGCTGCGCCCAGGCGCATACCCATCAGCACATCACGGCCGCGCCCGCGTTGAGTGAGCTCGGCGCGGAGATCTCGATCGCGAAGGCGAAAGCGGCGTCGGGTGTCGCGATATCAGATGTGCGTTACGCTGCGGTCTACGACAGTTTCACGATCACGCTGGCGATGCTGCTGGAAGATCTCGGCCTCGCCAAGCGCGGCGAGGCCGCGGCGCGGGTGCGCGCCGGCTATTTCAATCAGGATGGCGAGCTGCCGCTCAACACCCATGGCGGCCTGCTCAGCTATGGTCATTGCGGTGTCGGCGGCGCGATGGCGCATCTGGTCGAAACCCATCTGCAGATGACCGGTCGCGCCGACAATCGCCAGGTGCGCGATGCCTCGGTCGCCCTGCTGCACGGCGACGGCGGCGTGCTGTCGTCGCATGTCAGCATGTTCCTGGAGCGTGTGCGATGA
- a CDS encoding Zn-ribbon domain-containing OB-fold protein yields MSGPIADWTRGAEAIVYQTCNACGARQYFRRSFCAACGSPDLAEHRASGAGTVYATSLVCRAATPETRAHVPYNIVLVDADDGFRMMAHGDNDLTIGDKVLARFTQFAGRLVPYFAKAK; encoded by the coding sequence ATGAGTGGACCGATCGCTGACTGGACCAGGGGCGCGGAAGCCATCGTCTATCAGACCTGTAACGCCTGCGGCGCGCGGCAGTATTTCCGCCGCAGCTTCTGCGCGGCCTGCGGCTCGCCGGATCTCGCCGAGCATCGCGCGAGCGGGGCAGGGACGGTGTATGCGACGTCACTGGTCTGCCGCGCCGCAACGCCGGAGACCCGGGCGCATGTGCCCTACAACATCGTGCTTGTCGATGCCGACGACGGCTTTCGCATGATGGCGCATGGCGACAACGACCTCACCATCGGCGACAAGGTTTTGGCGCGCTTCACGCAATTCGCGGGACGGCTGGTTCCGTATTTCGCAAAGGCAAAATGA
- a CDS encoding carboxymuconolactone decarboxylase family protein, whose amino-acid sequence MARIDYSDPAKASPRTREILDKNRNANIFRMMAHSPSYFEQYCRLGGAIRHKGELDPIVRELAITRTGILCEAPYEIVAHKRIGKNVGVTDEQNAALENWQSAGCFDEVQRAALIFTDEIVKLKKPTDATFKAIAALLTPAALIELQLSVGFYIMTSKFLETFEIDMQPVTEVVS is encoded by the coding sequence ATGGCCCGTATCGACTACTCCGATCCCGCGAAGGCAAGCCCGCGCACCCGCGAGATCCTCGACAAGAACCGCAACGCCAACATCTTTCGCATGATGGCGCATTCGCCGAGCTACTTTGAGCAGTACTGTCGGCTCGGCGGCGCGATCCGCCACAAGGGCGAGCTCGATCCGATCGTGCGCGAGCTCGCGATCACGCGCACCGGCATTCTCTGCGAGGCGCCTTACGAGATCGTCGCGCACAAGCGCATTGGGAAGAATGTCGGCGTCACCGACGAGCAGAACGCCGCGCTGGAGAATTGGCAGTCCGCGGGCTGCTTCGACGAGGTGCAGCGCGCGGCGCTGATCTTCACCGACGAGATCGTCAAGCTGAAGAAGCCGACGGATGCGACCTTTAAGGCGATCGCGGCGCTGTTGACGCCAGCCGCGCTGATCGAGCTGCAGCTCTCGGTCGGCTTCTACATCATGACGTCGAAATTTCTCGAGACGTTCGAGATCGACATGCAGCCGGTGACGGAAGTGGTGAGCTGA
- the glsA gene encoding glutaminase A yields MKRSPPPVTATTTAWSSSKPPLLRFLHACYGDFLPEAGGAVADYIPELGKANSAHFGISLATLDGHVYEVGDTRVPFTIQSMSKPFVFALALDTLGAERVESVIGVEPSGDPFNSIRLNAQNHPFNAMVNAGAIACSGLLHADKGDGAFDYIRQALGRFAGRELDVDEAVYASESATGDRNRAIGYLLRTNSVITENVPAVLDVYFRQCAILVTARDTAVMAATLANRGINPLTGEQVVTPYAIARTLSVMTSSGMYDYAGEWIYRVGIPAKSGVGGGILAALPARLGLGSYSPKLDKHGNSVRGIKVCEALSAHYDLHMLNRSDDARHSIIADYNIGKNPSRRVRRPQEREILAKHFQEVRVIELVGTLSLSNVDYVSRRLAGSPRPEFVIFDLRRVTATTRAGARLVAEAFQELAELGVTVILSGIKRTSREWTTISEWTNRLGNIRDFYLLDTAIEWAEDQIVYRYGGSIDFLETTELSEQPLLAGLSEAEIADLTTLCAVRTYQPNEKIIAAGSEATSLFFLRSGVVHVTLPDGIRLATLTAGMAFGEMALLEPKRSADVLADMSATAYEVEIRDFERFREQHPRAGERIMRNLAQILADRLIVANAKVDLLTSG; encoded by the coding sequence ATGAAACGATCGCCTCCTCCCGTCACCGCCACCACCACGGCCTGGTCCAGCTCGAAGCCGCCGCTGCTGCGATTTCTGCACGCTTGTTACGGAGACTTCCTGCCGGAAGCCGGCGGCGCGGTGGCCGACTACATCCCCGAGCTCGGCAAGGCCAACTCTGCCCATTTTGGCATCAGCCTCGCGACGCTCGACGGCCATGTCTATGAGGTCGGCGACACCAGGGTGCCCTTCACCATCCAGTCGATGTCGAAGCCGTTCGTGTTCGCACTGGCGCTCGACACGCTCGGCGCCGAGCGGGTGGAGAGCGTGATCGGCGTCGAGCCGTCCGGCGACCCGTTCAATTCGATTCGGCTCAACGCCCAGAACCACCCGTTCAATGCGATGGTCAATGCGGGCGCCATCGCCTGCTCCGGCCTGCTCCATGCCGACAAGGGCGACGGCGCATTCGACTACATCCGCCAGGCGCTCGGCCGCTTCGCCGGCCGCGAGCTCGACGTCGACGAGGCGGTCTACGCCTCCGAGAGCGCCACCGGCGACCGCAACCGGGCGATCGGCTATCTCTTGCGCACCAACAGCGTGATCACAGAAAACGTGCCCGCGGTGCTCGACGTCTATTTCCGGCAATGCGCCATCCTCGTCACCGCGCGCGACACCGCCGTGATGGCGGCGACGCTGGCCAACCGCGGCATCAATCCGCTGACCGGCGAGCAGGTGGTGACGCCCTACGCGATCGCACGCACGCTGTCGGTGATGACCTCGTCGGGCATGTACGACTACGCCGGCGAATGGATCTACCGCGTCGGCATCCCCGCCAAGAGCGGGGTCGGCGGCGGCATTTTGGCGGCGCTGCCGGCGCGGCTCGGGCTCGGCAGCTACTCGCCAAAGCTCGACAAGCACGGCAACAGCGTGCGCGGCATCAAGGTCTGCGAGGCGCTGTCGGCGCATTACGACCTGCACATGCTGAACCGCAGCGACGACGCCCGCCACAGCATCATTGCCGACTACAACATCGGCAAGAACCCGTCGCGCCGGGTGCGGCGGCCACAGGAGCGGGAGATCCTGGCAAAGCACTTCCAGGAGGTGCGCGTAATCGAGCTGGTCGGCACGCTGTCGCTCTCCAATGTCGACTATGTCTCGCGCCGCCTCGCCGGCAGCCCGCGACCGGAGTTCGTGATCTTTGACCTGCGTCGCGTCACCGCGACCACCCGCGCGGGTGCCCGGCTGGTGGCGGAAGCCTTCCAGGAACTCGCCGAGCTTGGCGTCACCGTGATCCTCTCCGGCATCAAGCGGACCTCACGTGAATGGACCACGATCAGCGAGTGGACCAACCGGCTCGGCAACATCAGGGATTTCTATCTGCTCGACACCGCGATCGAATGGGCCGAGGACCAGATCGTCTACCGCTATGGCGGCTCGATCGACTTCCTCGAGACCACAGAGCTGTCCGAGCAGCCGCTGCTCGCGGGATTGAGTGAGGCTGAGATCGCCGATCTCACCACGCTCTGCGCGGTCAGGACCTACCAGCCCAACGAGAAGATCATTGCCGCGGGCAGTGAGGCGACATCGCTGTTCTTCCTGCGCAGCGGCGTGGTCCACGTCACCCTGCCCGACGGCATCCGGCTCGCGACGCTGACCGCCGGCATGGCGTTCGGCGAGATGGCGCTATTGGAGCCCAAGCGCTCGGCGGACGTGCTCGCCGACATGTCGGCCACCGCCTACGAGGTGGAGATCAGGGATTTCGAGCGCTTCCGCGAGCAGCACCCACGCGCCGGCGAACGGATCATGCGCAACCTCGCGCAGATTCTCGCCGACCGGCTGATCGTGGCGAATGCGAAGGTCGATCTGCTGACGTCGGGGTAG
- a CDS encoding acetyl-CoA carboxylase biotin carboxyl carrier protein subunit — translation MPEIKVVTEVAGRVCALPVEAGSNIGDGDEIAFVEAMKMEIPVTSTTAGKIKSILVRIDDVIAEGQAVAIVET, via the coding sequence ATGCCAGAGATCAAGGTTGTGACCGAAGTTGCCGGGCGCGTTTGCGCGCTTCCTGTTGAGGCCGGCAGCAATATCGGCGATGGCGACGAGATCGCGTTCGTCGAAGCGATGAAGATGGAAATACCGGTCACGTCGACGACGGCGGGCAAAATCAAGTCGATTCTGGTCAGGATTGATGACGTCATCGCCGAGGGCCAGGCCGTCGCGATCGTCGAGACCTGA
- a CDS encoding IclR family transcriptional regulator: MGRRSERLSRQGMLASETGDGDVIQVVSRAFDVLRCFEGHEARLGNLEISNRCGLPRSTVSRLTHTLTRMGQLVYLPRDQKYRIGPSAVAMSTSMMKGLQLRNLIRLRLQDVADQLPGTVGFVIPDRFHLVYLEFARAANALGLHEATGSRISMATTAAGHAYTAALDPAIGDALISEMEGELPDSAKMLTPRIAANRRHLQEHGYVVACGLWSPHINGVAVPLWSPQYQTYVVTTIGLLSAMYDEQRLHREVAPLMVDLAAAVGSLLEGADGDIFSNRIERKSLPVAAHNNNKIIKTEAMNELEAGTRRPRPARSVRAGDGRR; this comes from the coding sequence ATGGGACGGCGCTCGGAACGGCTTAGCCGGCAGGGAATGCTCGCCAGCGAGACTGGCGATGGGGATGTCATCCAGGTGGTGTCGCGCGCGTTTGATGTGTTGCGGTGCTTCGAAGGGCACGAAGCGCGACTCGGCAATCTCGAAATCTCGAACCGCTGCGGCCTGCCGCGTTCGACGGTGTCGCGCTTGACGCACACGCTGACGCGGATGGGACAGCTCGTCTATCTGCCGCGCGACCAGAAATATCGCATCGGCCCGAGCGCGGTCGCGATGAGCACGTCGATGATGAAGGGGCTGCAGCTTCGCAACCTGATTCGGCTGCGCTTGCAGGATGTCGCGGACCAGTTGCCCGGCACCGTGGGCTTCGTGATCCCCGACCGCTTTCATCTGGTCTATCTGGAGTTCGCACGCGCGGCGAACGCGCTCGGCCTGCATGAAGCCACCGGCAGCCGCATCTCGATGGCGACCACCGCCGCCGGCCATGCCTACACTGCGGCGCTCGATCCCGCGATCGGCGACGCGCTGATATCAGAGATGGAAGGCGAGTTGCCGGACAGCGCCAAGATGCTGACGCCGCGCATCGCGGCCAATCGCCGCCACTTGCAGGAGCACGGCTACGTCGTCGCCTGCGGCCTGTGGAGCCCGCACATCAACGGCGTCGCGGTGCCGCTGTGGTCACCGCAATACCAGACCTATGTGGTCACCACGATCGGCCTGCTCTCGGCGATGTATGACGAGCAGCGGCTGCATCGCGAGGTCGCGCCGCTGATGGTCGACCTCGCCGCCGCGGTCGGCAGCCTGCTCGAAGGCGCCGACGGCGACATCTTCAGCAATCGGATCGAACGCAAGTCGCTTCCGGTGGCCGCCCATAACAACAACAAAATCATCAAGACGGAGGCAATGAATGAACTGGAAGCCGGAACTCGACGACCTCGCCCGGCGCGAAGCGTTCGCGCGGGAGATGGGAGGCGTTGA
- a CDS encoding acyl-CoA carboxylase subunit beta: MNWKPELDDLARREAFAREMGGVDKVKRQRDQGRLTVRERIDKLVDQNSFHEVGAISGIAEYDESNELTHLTPANCVFGRARVDGRTVVVVGDDFTVRGGSADASISAKPLMAEEMAHDFRLPIVRVIEGSGGGGSVKTIETRGAANLPGGVGGTRWYWYTTANLARVPVVGLGLGSVAGLGAARLAATHYSVMTKSSAMFVAGPPVVKRLGQDLTKQELGGADIQTRAGAIDQAVETEEEAFDYARRFLSYLPASVYDLPPTIPCTDDPERAEESLLKAVPRNRKQVYKMRPIIDAVVDKGSFFEVASNFGRPVITGLARIEGRAVLLLASDPFHYGGSWTADACQKVIRWVDFAETFHLPVVYLMDCPGFMIGLEAEKSATIRHGVRAMAAVNQSTVPWCTIIIRNAFGVAGVVHQPANRFSMRYAWPSAYWGSLPLEGGIEAAYRAEIDAAADPAAKLREIEDRLNKLRSPFRSAEKFWVEEVIDPRKTRSLLCEFARLAEPIRKAGPPSNMSTRP, encoded by the coding sequence ATGAACTGGAAGCCGGAACTCGACGACCTCGCCCGGCGCGAAGCGTTCGCGCGGGAGATGGGAGGCGTTGACAAGGTCAAGCGGCAACGCGACCAGGGCCGGCTCACGGTTCGTGAGCGCATCGACAAGCTCGTCGACCAGAACAGCTTTCACGAGGTCGGTGCCATCTCCGGCATCGCCGAATACGACGAGAGCAACGAACTCACGCATCTGACGCCGGCGAACTGCGTGTTCGGCCGCGCCAGGGTCGACGGCCGCACCGTGGTCGTGGTCGGTGACGATTTCACCGTGCGCGGCGGCTCGGCCGATGCATCGATTTCCGCCAAGCCGCTGATGGCGGAGGAGATGGCGCATGACTTCCGCCTGCCGATCGTCCGCGTGATCGAAGGCTCCGGCGGCGGCGGCTCGGTGAAGACGATCGAGACCAGAGGCGCGGCCAATCTGCCCGGCGGTGTCGGCGGCACGCGCTGGTACTGGTACACGACCGCCAATCTGGCGCGCGTGCCGGTGGTCGGGCTCGGGCTCGGCTCGGTCGCAGGCTTAGGTGCGGCGCGGCTGGCGGCCACGCATTACTCGGTGATGACCAAGAGCTCCGCGATGTTCGTCGCCGGCCCGCCGGTGGTGAAGCGCCTGGGTCAGGATTTGACCAAGCAGGAGCTCGGCGGCGCCGACATCCAGACCCGCGCCGGCGCGATCGACCAGGCGGTGGAGACGGAAGAGGAGGCGTTCGACTATGCACGGCGCTTCCTGTCCTATCTGCCGGCGTCGGTCTACGATCTGCCGCCGACCATTCCCTGCACCGACGACCCGGAACGCGCCGAGGAATCGCTGCTGAAGGCCGTGCCGCGCAATCGCAAGCAGGTCTACAAGATGCGGCCGATCATCGATGCGGTCGTCGACAAAGGCTCGTTCTTCGAGGTCGCCAGCAATTTCGGCCGGCCTGTGATCACTGGATTGGCGCGGATCGAAGGCAGGGCGGTGCTGTTGCTCGCCAGCGATCCCTTCCACTACGGCGGCTCGTGGACCGCGGACGCCTGCCAGAAGGTGATCCGCTGGGTCGACTTCGCCGAGACCTTCCATTTGCCGGTGGTTTACCTGATGGACTGCCCCGGCTTCATGATCGGGCTCGAGGCGGAGAAGTCGGCGACTATCCGGCACGGTGTGCGGGCGATGGCGGCGGTCAACCAGAGCACGGTGCCCTGGTGCACCATCATCATCCGCAACGCCTTCGGGGTTGCCGGTGTGGTGCATCAGCCGGCCAACCGGTTCTCGATGCGCTATGCCTGGCCGTCGGCCTATTGGGGCTCGCTGCCGCTCGAGGGCGGCATCGAGGCCGCCTATCGCGCCGAGATCGACGCGGCCGCCGATCCCGCGGCCAAGCTGCGCGAGATCGAGGATCGCCTCAACAAGCTGCGTTCGCCGTTCCGCTCGGCCGAGAAGTTCTGGGTCGAGGAGGTGATCGATCCGCGCAAGACGCGCTCGCTGCTCTGCGAGTTCGCGCGTCTCGCCGAGCCGATCCGGAAGGCGGGACCGCCGAGCAACATGTCGACGCGGCCGTAA